AGGCTGCGGTCATCCATCGCCAGCACCTGTGCCAGATAGCGACGCAGCAGCGTCGGACTGAGAAACGGCAGGATCCCCTCGACGATCAGCACCAGGGCCACCGCGGTCATCAGCAGCTCGAAAGGTCCCATGCCATCTCCAAAAAAAGCCGGGCGGTATGAAAACCGCCCGGTGACCGTTGCTCACCCGTGACTACCTGCCAGAACTCTCAGTCCTCGCGGCCGCCATCCATCTGGTCCAGATAGCGGAAGAACTCACTGTCCGGCGTCAACACCAGTACGTCGTCATCACTGCGGAAGGCGCGGTCATACGCCCGCAGGCTGCGGGTGAATTCGAAGAACTCGCGGTCCTGCTCCGCTGCCTGGGCGAAGATGGCAGCCGCCTCGGCGTCACCTTCACCACGCAACTCCTCACCGTCGCGACGCGCCTCGGCCACCAGCACCGTGCGCTGGCGATCCGCGTCGGCGCGGATACGCTCGGAGGCCTCGTCACCACTGGCACGGATATCCCGGGCCACACGCTCACGCTCGGCGACCATGCGATTGAACACCGACTCGCTCACGGCAGGCGGGAGATCCACGCGCTTGAGGCGCACGTCCAGCACTTCGATGCCGAGATCCGCAGCGTAGGTGTTCGCCTCTTCACTGAGGATGTCCATGATCACGTCCCGTTCTCCCGAGACCACATCCTGGATGGTGCGGCGACCGAACTCGCTGCGCAGGCTGTCCTTGATGTTCTCATTGAGACGGGCGTTGGCACGCGTGGGATCACCACCCACGGTGGTGTAGTAGGTGCGCACGTCGGACACGCGCCACTTTACGAACGCATCGACGATCAGGTTCTTCAACTCGCCGGTGAGGTAGCGCTCCGGCTCGGCGTCCAGGGTCTGCACCCGGGCGTCGAACTTCCGGACGTTGTTCACGAACGGCATCTTGAAGTGCAGACCCGGCTCATAGTCGGCCCGCAGGATCTCACCCAGGCGGAACTTCAGGGCCTTCTCGGTTTCGTCCACGGTGAAAACGGAGAAATACCCCAGCACAACGGCGATGGCGACAACAATACCGGCAACGGACTTGAAGGATTGCATCAGCGGCCCTCCCTGGAGCGGAGATCACCGCGGCTGCGGGCGCCATCCTGACCACCACTCTGGGAGGTGCTCAGCCGGCGATCGAGAATGTCCGGGTCGAGCCGACCCGTGTCGCGCTGCCCGTCGCCGTCGGCGCGGGGCCGGGACATGCCGTCCAGCGGCAGGTAGAGCAGCGAATCGGCAGCATCACCCGTCATGAAGATCTTCCTGCTGCGAGAGTAGATATCGGAGACTGCATCAAGATAGATGCGCGTCCGCGTGACTTCCGGTGCCTGGGAGTACTCCTGGAGCAGCGCCAGGAAGCGGGCACTTTCACCCTCGGCCTCGGCAATGGCCTGCTGGCGATAACCCTCGGCTTCCTCACGGATGCGGGCCGACTCACCCTGGGCCCGGGGGATGACCTCGTTGCGGTAGGCGTTGGCCTGGTTGATTTTCCGCTGCTCGTCCTCGCGGGCCATGATGGCGTCCTCGAAGGCTGGCTGGACTTCTTCCGGCGGCTGCACGTCCTGCATGTCGACACTGACCACGCGCAGCCCGGTCTGATAGCTCTCCATGGCATCACTGACCAGGCGCCGTGTCTCCTGCGCCACCTCGGTGCGGCCCTCGGTGAGCACGAAATCCATGCGCCGCTTGCCCACGGTCTCACGCAGCGCACTCTCGGCCATGTCCTTCAGCGTCTGATCCGGTTCACGGAAGTTGAAAGCGTAGGCGGCGGGGTCTTCCACCTGGTACTGCACTGCCAGCTGCACGTCGACGATGTTCTCGTCCTGGGTGAGCATCAGTGCCTCGCGGGGTACATGCCGACGCTGGTTACCACCACCGGTCTGGTAGCCGATCTCGGAAACCCGGATTTCTTCAACGTTGATCCGCTCGACGCTACCGATGGGCTGCGGTGGCCGCCAATGCGGGCCGGGCATGGTGGTACTGTGATAAGCGCCAAAGCGCTTCTCCACGCCACGGTGACCCTCGTCGACAATGTAGATACCGGAGGCGAGCCAGACCAGCACCGCAACACCGATGATGCCGCCAATGGCGGTTCCGCTGATGCCGGACGGGCCTCCCGAGCCGTCATCACCGCCACCCTGCTGACCGTTGCCGCCGGACTGTCCGCCCTTGCCGCCAAACAGTCCGCCGAATTTGCCCTTGACGTTCTTGATGACCTCGTCCAGGTCCGGCGGCCCCTGATTCCCTGAGCCACCCCAAGGGTCCCGATTCCCACGACCGGGTTCGTTCCAGGACATACCCTTCTCCGAGTAAACAATTATTGGAATGCGCGCGGACCGCAGACTAGCACGGGATTGTAATGACCCGGACCGCTGCCCCGCAACATGTCACCGCTACACTGCCTGCAGAGGCGCGGTGAGGCCCTCCTTTTCGTACAGCCGATCCAGATCGCGGCGGCGCAGCTCCACCTCGAGCACCAGCTCGCCGGATTCGGTCCAGTCCTCGCCGAGCACTTCGCCCAGATCGAAGAAGCGCGACCGCAGCCGGCCCTGCGCAGGATCCAGACAGATGCGGCCACGTACCCGCTCTGCGGCCACGCTGTCGGCGATGGCCGACAGCAGCAGATCCATGCCGCGGCCGTCGTGGGCAGATACCCAGACATCGGTGATGCCGGTCTCCGGGTCCACGGACACGCCGGGTTCCCGCGACGTGCGGTCCACCTTGTTGTAGACCCGGATGCGCGGAATCTCCGCCGCACCGATGGACTCCAGCACCGACTCCACTTCGGTGATGCTGGCCTCGCGGTTGTCCTCGCCGGCGTCGATGACATGCAGCAGCAGCTGCGACTCGGTTGCCTCTTCCAGGGTGGAACGAAACGCTGCCACCAACTGGTGCGGCAACTCGCGGATGAAACCCACCGTGTCGGCAAGGATCACCGTGTCGCCACTGGCGACGTGCACGCGACGCAGGGTGGTATCCAGAGTCGCGAACAGCCGGTCATCGGCGTAGACACTGGCCTCGGTGAGCCGGTTGAACAGCGTCGATTTCCCGGCGTTGGTGTAGCCCACCAGGGAAACCGTGGGGACTTCCTGCTTGCGCCGGGACTGGCGCCCCTGCTCACGCTGCTGGCGCACCCGCGCCAGACGCTTCTCCAGCTGCTTGATGCGCACGCCCAGCATGCGCCGGTCCATCTCCAGCTGAGTCTCACCCGGGCCGCGCTGGCCGATGCCACCCTTCTGCCGCTCCAGGTGGGACCAACCACGCACCAGGCGCGTGGCCATGTGGCGCAGCTGTGCCAGCTCGACCTGGAGCTTGCCTTCGTGGGTCCGCGCCCGCTGCGCGAAGATGTCCAGGATCAGTCCGGTGCGATCCAGCACACGGCAGCCCAGCTGCTGCTCCAGGTTGCGTTCCTGGCTGGGTGACAAGGCGTGATTGACCAGCACCAAGTCGGCATCGCCGGCGGCGACCAGCGCTGCCAGCTCCTCGACCTTGCCACTGCCGATATAGTAACGCGGATCCGGACTGGTGCGGCGGCTGACGAAACTGTCGATCACTTCGGCCCCGGCCGACTCTGCCAGCGCGTGCAACTCGTCCAGCGCATCGGCAACGCCGCTACGCTCCGTATCCAGATGCACCAGCAGCGCCCGCTCACCTCCCTCGGGCCGGTCAAACAGACTCAGTTCGGACGTCGCCGCTCCCGGTAGTTCACGCGTTACCAAGTTCCTGACCACCTCGCTCCTGTTCCGCCGGCGCCAGCTTGACGTTGCGGGCGGGTACAATTGTGGAGATCGCGTGCTTGTAGACCATCTGGTTGACAGTATTCCGCAGTAGAATCACGAACTGGTCAAAGGACTCGATCTGTCCCTGCAGCTTAATGCCGTTGACCAGGTAGATCGAAACCGGAATCCGTTCCTTGCGCAGCGCATTGAGAAAAGGCTCTTGCAGCGACTGTCCCTTGGACATTGTTAGACCCCTTAAAATTCCTGATGAACTTGTTCTTATGGCAGGCCCGCAGGCACGCTCTATCCATCGAGCATCCACGAAACACCCGCCGCCATTCTAGCACAGCAACCCGGCTTCGCCCCGCATCCCTTAAGGTGATCGACGCGTGAACCAGCCGTGCTTCAGGCCCCGTGAAACCAGTTGGCGATGGCTCCCGAGGCGTCACCCCGCTCCGGGTTCAGCCACGTGGCGTCCTTTTCCCGCCGCAGCCACGTCATTTGCCGCTTGGCGAACTGCCGCGTGGCAATGATGCCTCGCTCCAACAGCGCTTCATGCCCGAACTCGCCGTCCAGGTACTGCCAGACCTGCCTGTAACCGACAGCGCGAATGGACGGGTGGTTCAACCCGAGATCGCCGCGGCTGCGCAACGCATCCACCTCGGCAATGAAACCCGCCTCAAGCATGGCCTCGAAGCGCCCGGCGATGCGCTGATCCAGCACCCCGCGTTCGGCGGGAGCCAGCACCCATTTCACCAAGCGGAGCCCCGACGCAGGCCGCTGGCGCTCCTGCTGCAGAGCACTCAACGGCCGGCCACTGATACGGTAGACCTCCAGCGCCCGCTGGATGCGCTGGGCGTCGTTGGGATGAATGCGCGCGGCGCTGTCGGGATCCACCTGCTGCAACTGCCGGTGGAGGGCTTCCCAGCCCTCCTCCCGCGCCTCGGCCTCGATGGTTTGGCGCAGCGCTTCATCTGCATCGGGAAGGTCCGCCAGGCCGTACTCCAGGGCACGGAAGTACAGCATGGTGCCTCCCACCAGCAGCGGCCACTCGCCGGCGGCCAGGGCAGCCTCGATTTCGCGGACGGCGTCATTGCAGAAACGCGCAGCGGAGTAGGCCTCTGCAGGGTCGAGGATGTCTACGAGCCGGTGTGGCGCACGCACGCGCGTCTCGGCATCGGGCTTGGCGGTGCCGATATCCATGCCGCGGTAGACCTGGGCGGAGTCCACGCTGATGATGCGCACCGGGAAGTGCTCGGCCAGGGCAACGGCGACTCCGGTCTTGCCCGAGGCGGTGGGGCCCATGATGCACGGAATGGCGACCTCGTTCATGGTCACTGTCCGCGCATGAACAGACGATCCAGCGCGGCCATGCCGAGACGCGTCCAGGTCGGCCGACCGTGGTTGCACTGTCCGCTGTTCGGCGTGCGCTCCATATCCCGCAGCAGGGCGTTCATTTCGGCGATGGTCAGTGACCGGTTGGCACGCACCGAACCGTGGCAGGCCATGGTGCCGAGCACTTGGTTGAGCTGCTCCCGAAGGCGCTCGCCGTCGCCGCCGAGGGCTCGCAGATCAGCAAGCACGTCCGCCACCAGACGCCCCACATCGGCATGCCGCAGCAGACCGGGCACCTGGCGCACCAGCACGGAATCCGGGCCGTTGCGGTCCACCTCGAAACCGAGTTGCCGGAAGGTCTCCTGGTGGGACTCCGCCAACTCTGCCTCCGCCGGGGTCACCGCCACCGGCACCGGCACCAGCAGCGGCTGCGAGGCGACCCCCTGGGTGGCCAGCGCCTCCTTCATACGTTCGTAGACGATGCGCTCGTGAGCGGCATGCATGTCCACCAGCACCACGCCATCGGCGGTTTCGGCAAGGATGAACACGCCGTGGATCTGCGCCAGCGCGTAACCCAGTGGCGGAACGTCCCGATCCTCGGTCGCGGCCGTCGGCTCCGGTCTCGCCACCGTCCCCGCCGGCTGATCCGCCGCCGGGGGCGGCTCCCCGTAGAGCGCCTGCGCTTCCCGCAGACCGAAGCCGAAACCACTCTGTTGCGGCGCCTCCGCAGGCGATGCCGGGCTCCCTGCGGTCGACGTGGACCCGGGGCTCCTGGCTGCCGGCGCAGCATCGTTCGGCGCCGCGACAAACGAGACGTCCGCCGCCTCGGGCCGGACCGACTCAAGCACGTCCCGCAGGCTGCGTGCCAGGAAATCGTGAATCAGCCGACCGTCGCGAAAACGGACCTCATGCTTGGCCGGGTGCACGTTCACGTCCACCTTTGCCGGATCCACCTCCAAGTACAGAACGTAGGCTGGATAGCGATCCTTGAACAGCACATCCTGGTAGGCGCGACGAATGGCGTGCGCGGCGGTGCGATCACGCACATGGCGGCCGTTGACAAAAAGGTACTGGAGGTCCGCGGTGCCACGGGAGAACGTGGGCAACCCTACCCAACCCTGCAGGGTCAGCCCCGCGGCTTCCAGGTCCACCCGCAGGGCCTGTTCCACGAACCCCGAGCCCAACAGGCGCGCCAGGCGCTCCTCGCGGGCAACATCATCCATGGCGGGCGCCACCTGCAGGCCGGTGCGGTCGTTGTGGCGCAGACGCACGCCAATATCGAAGCGCGCCAGGGCGATGCGCCGGACCTGCTCCTGGATATGGCCGAACTCCGTGCGGTCGGCCTTGAGGAACTTGCGCCGCCCCGGAGTGTTGAAGAACAGGTCGCGCACTTCGACGGTGGTACCCCGGGGATGAGCCGCCGGCGCCGGTTCGCCGGGCGCAGCGCTGTCGCCGGCATCCACCTCCCAGGCAAGTTCTTCGCCGTCGGCGCGGGACGTCAGCGTCAGCCGCGACACCGACGCGATGCTGGGCAGGGCCTCACCGCGGAAACCGAGGCTGGCCACTCGCTCCAGCTCCTGCAGCGATGCCACCTTGCTGGTGGCATGACGGTTCAGGGCCAGGGCGAGCTGTTCCCGGGCAATGCCGGCGCCATTGTCGCGCACGCGGATCAGCCGCTTGCCGCCGGCCTCCAGGTCCACGTCCACCCGATCGGCACCGGCGTCGAGGCTGTTCTCCACCAGTTCCTTGACCACGGAGGCCGGCCTCTCCACCACCTCGCCGGCGGCGATCTGGTTGATGAGCTGTTCCGGAAGTGCCTGGATGGGGCGCGTTGCAGCCATGAACAATGAGATCCCGCTGGTGCATCAAACGGGCATTATGGCGCAGCGGCTTGTCGCCCTGCCAGTACCGTGCCGGAGAGACCGGGCATGGCGGGGTTCAGCGGGGAATCTTCAGGGTGGAGCCCACGCTGATGCGGTCACCGTTGAGGTCGTTGGCGGAGCGTAGATCGGAGACGCTGACCTGGTGGTCCCGGGCGATCCCGCTGAGGGTGTCACCACGCTGTACTTCGTACTCCTGTGCCGAAGCAACCTGGGAGCCGGATGGACGGTGACGCTCGGCGTAACCGGTCACGCCCCGGGCAATGGCGCGTGCCAGGTCCCACTGGTGGTCCGCCTGGCGCAGCCGCTGCTCCTCTTCCGGGTTGGAGATAAACGCCAACTCCACCAGTACGGAAGGCATGTCCAGGGACTTCAGCACCACGAAGCCGGCCCGCTCCACGTCGCGCCGGTGAACCGGACCCACGCCGGCCAGCTCCTGGAGTACTTCTGCCGCCAGCCCGACGCTGGCCTCCAGAGTGGCCCCCCGGGAGAGGTCCACCAGCACGGAGCGGGTAAGATCATCCTTGTCGGACAGCGAGACATCGCCGAGCAGATCGGCGGTATTCTCCCGCTGCGCCAGCATGCTGGCCGCCTGGGAGGAAGCGCCCGTCTGCGACAGGGTGTACACGGAGGAGCCTCGCGGGCCGCCGCTCTCCACGGCGTCCGCGTGCAGGGAGACGAAGATGTCGGCACGGTTGGAACGCGCCGTTTCACGGCGCTCCGACAGGGGCACATAGGTATCCGAATCACGGATCATCAACGGCTTGATGCCCGGGGCCTCATCCAGCAGGTGCCGCAATTTGCGTCCCACCTCGAGGACCACCTCCTTCTCGGTGAGCCCGGTGGGGCCGATGGCGCCGGGATCCCGGCCGCCGTGTCCCGGATCGATGGCCACCACGAAATCCCGCTGGCCGCTGTCGCGGGCGGTCCGTACCGGCTCATCCCGTTGTTGGTCCGGGCTCAGGTCCACCACCAGGCGATGGCCGTACTGGTCATTCGGCCTGACCATGAAGGACTGCACACGCGCCGCCTGTTCCAGATCCAGCACCACGCGCAGATCCGTATCGCCCCGCGGGGCCGCGCGCAAGTTCTCCACAAGGCCGGCACTGGCCACGGACGGGTCACCCTCCAGGGCAGCACCGCTGAGGTCAATGACGACCCGGTGCGGATCCTGCAGGGTGAACACCTGGTGCTCCGCTTCGCCGGAGAGATCGAACACCACACGGGTACGTTCGTCGCTGGTGGACGTACGCACCTTCTCCACGTGCACCTGGCCTGCAGCAAGGGTGCCGGAGAGCAGAATCAGCAACATGGAGAGGAGTACGCGCGCCATGGAGGACAAGCCTGGTATCGGGCCACTAACAGGAACGATAGACCGGGCGCCCACTGCATTGCAAGCACAACATCAAGGAAAGCGTTTATCTTGTTGATATAAAAATCTAATCATTCAACCGCAGACACCAAGAAGGCAGCGCGCCAGTCGCTCCCCCGCGCTGTCATGACCGACCACCCGCGCGCAGCGACCGTCGCCGTGGTCGGACAGGCCCACCTCCAGGCCCCAGGGCGGCATCACGCCAACGCCCCGTTCCGGCCACTCCACCAGCACCAGCACCCCGTCTGCCAGCTCATCACGCAACCCCAGAAAATCCAGTTCGCCGGGGTCCGCCAGGCGGTAGAGGTCCAGATGCAGCACCCTGCGATCGCCGAGGTCGTAGGGTTCCATCAAGGTGTAGGTCGGGCTGCGCACCGGCCCCGTGTGCCCGGCCGCCCGCAGCAGCCCTCGCACCAGGGTAGTCTTGCCCGCCCCCAGATCACCCTGCAGGGCAACCACGCATTGGCGGCCATCCCAGGCGCGCCAAAGGTCCGTGCCCAGCCCTGCGGTGGCGTCGGCATCCGGCAGGGCCAGCGTGTGTGGAGGCAACTCGGGCCGATCGGCAGAGTGTCTCATGGCACCGGGTTCAACAACGGTCGCAGTTCCGGAAACAGGTCCGTCGCCAGCATGCCCCGTTCGCCGCGAAAAGCGGCGCGGTCACCGGCGGCGCCGTGGAGACAGCAGCCGGCCAGGGCGGCCTGCTCCGGGGTCATGCCCTGCGCCGCCAGACCGCCGATGATTCCGGAGAGCACATCGCCCGTGCCACCGGTGGCCATGCCCGGATTGCCGTCGGTGCACACATGGGGCGCACGCTCCGGGCCTGCCACGATGCTTCCGGCACCCTTGAGCAGGGCAACACCGCCATAGGCGTGACGCAGCCGGTCAACAGCGGCGAAGCGGTCCTGCTGCACCTCGGAAACACTGGCGCCCAACAGCCGGGCCGCTTCGCCCGGATGCGGCGTCAGTACCCAGTTGGCGCCTTGCCGTGGTGCGGCAGCCAGCAGATTCAGAGCGTCGGCATCGACCACCAGCGGCCCGTCAAAGCCGCACACGCCATTGAACAGCTCCTGTCCCCAGGCGCCCTGCCCGATCCCCGGCCCCACCACCACGACATCCACCGCTCCCAGGAGGCGTGGCAGTGCCGTCGTGTCGTGAACCATGAGTTCCGGTTGCGCCGCCAGATACCCGCTTGCGTGCTCGCCCCTGGTGACCACGCTGACCAGGCCCGCGCCGCTGCGGGCGGCGGCCCGGCCTGCCATGAGCGCAGCACCCGCCAGACCATGGTCACCACCGACCACCAGCACATGACCGTAGCGCCCTTTGTGGGCATTCCGGGCCCGCCGCGGAAACCAGTGACGCAGGCCCTCGTAATCCGCGCGCCAGGCCACCGGCTCCATGCCGTCGTGCACCCCGGCCGGCACCTCCAGCCCAAAATACCGGATACGCCCCGCCTTTCCGGGCCCGTCGGCGGTAAGCAGTCCGGCCTTGAGGCCGATGAAGGTGGGCGTCAGGTCGGCGTTCACTGCATCCCCCAGCACCTGCCCGGTTGCTCCATGCAGCCCCGAGGGGATGTCCACGGCCACCACCGGCAGGTGGGAGGCGTTGATCGCCTGGACCGCGTCCAGATAACGCCCCTCCACCGGACGCTCCAGACCGGTGCCCAGCATGGCATCGACAATCAGCTGCGCGCCGGCGGGCAGTTGGCCCTGGAACGGCCGCAACACGCCGCCGTTGTCCCGGAAGCGTGCTGCCATGGTGCCGGCATCGCCCTTCAGGCGCTCCGGGTCAGCAAGGTAGAGCACCTCCACCGGGCAGCCTTCGGCCCGCGCCAGCTCGGCGATCACGTAGCCATCACCGCCATTGTTGCCTGCGCCGCAGAGCACGACCAGATGCCGCCGCTCGGGCCACTGCTCGCGCAGAGCCCCGTAGGCGCAACCACCAGCCCGCTCCATCAGCGTGGCACCGGGAACGCCGAACTCCTGAATGGCGCGACGGTCCAGCTCGGCCACCTGGTCCGGACGATACA
The DNA window shown above is from Aquisalimonas sp. 2447 and carries:
- a CDS encoding NAD(P)H-hydrate dehydratase, which codes for MTALPRELYRPDQVAELDRRAIQEFGVPGATLMERAGGCAYGALREQWPERRHLVVLCGAGNNGGDGYVIAELARAEGCPVEVLYLADPERLKGDAGTMAARFRDNGGVLRPFQGQLPAGAQLIVDAMLGTGLERPVEGRYLDAVQAINASHLPVVAVDIPSGLHGATGQVLGDAVNADLTPTFIGLKAGLLTADGPGKAGRIRYFGLEVPAGVHDGMEPVAWRADYEGLRHWFPRRARNAHKGRYGHVLVVGGDHGLAGAALMAGRAAARSGAGLVSVVTRGEHASGYLAAQPELMVHDTTALPRLLGAVDVVVVGPGIGQGAWGQELFNGVCGFDGPLVVDADALNLLAAAPRQGANWVLTPHPGEAARLLGASVSEVQQDRFAAVDRLRHAYGGVALLKGAGSIVAGPERAPHVCTDGNPGMATGGTGDVLSGIIGGLAAQGMTPEQAALAGCCLHGAAGDRAAFRGERGMLATDLFPELRPLLNPVP
- the hflK gene encoding FtsH protease activity modulator HflK, which encodes MSWNEPGRGNRDPWGGSGNQGPPDLDEVIKNVKGKFGGLFGGKGGQSGGNGQQGGGDDGSGGPSGISGTAIGGIIGVAVLVWLASGIYIVDEGHRGVEKRFGAYHSTTMPGPHWRPPQPIGSVERINVEEIRVSEIGYQTGGGNQRRHVPREALMLTQDENIVDVQLAVQYQVEDPAAYAFNFREPDQTLKDMAESALRETVGKRRMDFVLTEGRTEVAQETRRLVSDAMESYQTGLRVVSVDMQDVQPPEEVQPAFEDAIMAREDEQRKINQANAYRNEVIPRAQGESARIREEAEGYRQQAIAEAEGESARFLALLQEYSQAPEVTRTRIYLDAVSDIYSRSRKIFMTGDAADSLLYLPLDGMSRPRADGDGQRDTGRLDPDILDRRLSTSQSGGQDGARSRGDLRSREGR
- a CDS encoding DUF2065 domain-containing protein, coding for MGPFELLMTAVALVLIVEGILPFLSPTLLRRYLAQVLAMDDRSLRLGGLAAMLSGLGLLYLFGP
- the hflC gene encoding protease modulator HflC, encoding MQSFKSVAGIVVAIAVVLGYFSVFTVDETEKALKFRLGEILRADYEPGLHFKMPFVNNVRKFDARVQTLDAEPERYLTGELKNLIVDAFVKWRVSDVRTYYTTVGGDPTRANARLNENIKDSLRSEFGRRTIQDVVSGERDVIMDILSEEANTYAADLGIEVLDVRLKRVDLPPAVSESVFNRMVAERERVARDIRASGDEASERIRADADRQRTVLVAEARRDGEELRGEGDAEAAAIFAQAAEQDREFFEFTRSLRAYDRAFRSDDDVLVLTPDSEFFRYLDQMDGGRED
- the miaA gene encoding tRNA (adenosine(37)-N6)-dimethylallyltransferase MiaA → MNEVAIPCIMGPTASGKTGVAVALAEHFPVRIISVDSAQVYRGMDIGTAKPDAETRVRAPHRLVDILDPAEAYSAARFCNDAVREIEAALAAGEWPLLVGGTMLYFRALEYGLADLPDADEALRQTIEAEAREEGWEALHRQLQQVDPDSAARIHPNDAQRIQRALEVYRISGRPLSALQQERQRPASGLRLVKWVLAPAERGVLDQRIAGRFEAMLEAGFIAEVDALRSRGDLGLNHPSIRAVGYRQVWQYLDGEFGHEALLERGIIATRQFAKRQMTWLRREKDATWLNPERGDASGAIANWFHGA
- the mutL gene encoding DNA mismatch repair endonuclease MutL; the protein is MAATRPIQALPEQLINQIAAGEVVERPASVVKELVENSLDAGADRVDVDLEAGGKRLIRVRDNGAGIAREQLALALNRHATSKVASLQELERVASLGFRGEALPSIASVSRLTLTSRADGEELAWEVDAGDSAAPGEPAPAAHPRGTTVEVRDLFFNTPGRRKFLKADRTEFGHIQEQVRRIALARFDIGVRLRHNDRTGLQVAPAMDDVAREERLARLLGSGFVEQALRVDLEAAGLTLQGWVGLPTFSRGTADLQYLFVNGRHVRDRTAAHAIRRAYQDVLFKDRYPAYVLYLEVDPAKVDVNVHPAKHEVRFRDGRLIHDFLARSLRDVLESVRPEAADVSFVAAPNDAAPAARSPGSTSTAGSPASPAEAPQQSGFGFGLREAQALYGEPPPAADQPAGTVARPEPTAATEDRDVPPLGYALAQIHGVFILAETADGVVLVDMHAAHERIVYERMKEALATQGVASQPLLVPVPVAVTPAEAELAESHQETFRQLGFEVDRNGPDSVLVRQVPGLLRHADVGRLVADVLADLRALGGDGERLREQLNQVLGTMACHGSVRANRSLTIAEMNALLRDMERTPNSGQCNHGRPTWTRLGMAALDRLFMRGQ
- the hfq gene encoding RNA chaperone Hfq, with the protein product MSKGQSLQEPFLNALRKERIPVSIYLVNGIKLQGQIESFDQFVILLRNTVNQMVYKHAISTIVPARNVKLAPAEQERGGQELGNA
- the tsaE gene encoding tRNA (adenosine(37)-N6)-threonylcarbamoyltransferase complex ATPase subunit type 1 TsaE, encoding MRHSADRPELPPHTLALPDADATAGLGTDLWRAWDGRQCVVALQGDLGAGKTTLVRGLLRAAGHTGPVRSPTYTLMEPYDLGDRRVLHLDLYRLADPGELDFLGLRDELADGVLVLVEWPERGVGVMPPWGLEVGLSDHGDGRCARVVGHDSAGERLARCLLGVCG
- a CDS encoding N-acetylmuramoyl-L-alanine amidase, encoding MARVLLSMLLILLSGTLAAGQVHVEKVRTSTSDERTRVVFDLSGEAEHQVFTLQDPHRVVIDLSGAALEGDPSVASAGLVENLRAAPRGDTDLRVVLDLEQAARVQSFMVRPNDQYGHRLVVDLSPDQQRDEPVRTARDSGQRDFVVAIDPGHGGRDPGAIGPTGLTEKEVVLEVGRKLRHLLDEAPGIKPLMIRDSDTYVPLSERRETARSNRADIFVSLHADAVESGGPRGSSVYTLSQTGASSQAASMLAQRENTADLLGDVSLSDKDDLTRSVLVDLSRGATLEASVGLAAEVLQELAGVGPVHRRDVERAGFVVLKSLDMPSVLVELAFISNPEEEQRLRQADHQWDLARAIARGVTGYAERHRPSGSQVASAQEYEVQRGDTLSGIARDHQVSVSDLRSANDLNGDRISVGSTLKIPR
- the hflX gene encoding ribosome rescue GTPase HflX codes for the protein MVTRELPGAATSELSLFDRPEGGERALLVHLDTERSGVADALDELHALAESAGAEVIDSFVSRRTSPDPRYYIGSGKVEELAALVAAGDADLVLVNHALSPSQERNLEQQLGCRVLDRTGLILDIFAQRARTHEGKLQVELAQLRHMATRLVRGWSHLERQKGGIGQRGPGETQLEMDRRMLGVRIKQLEKRLARVRQQREQGRQSRRKQEVPTVSLVGYTNAGKSTLFNRLTEASVYADDRLFATLDTTLRRVHVASGDTVILADTVGFIRELPHQLVAAFRSTLEEATESQLLLHVIDAGEDNREASITEVESVLESIGAAEIPRIRVYNKVDRTSREPGVSVDPETGITDVWVSAHDGRGMDLLLSAIADSVAAERVRGRICLDPAQGRLRSRFFDLGEVLGEDWTESGELVLEVELRRRDLDRLYEKEGLTAPLQAV